From the genome of Oncorhynchus kisutch isolate 150728-3 unplaced genomic scaffold, Okis_V2 Okis09a-Okis19a_hom, whole genome shotgun sequence, one region includes:
- the LOC109876874 gene encoding A-kinase anchor protein 14 translates to MDERPSSNLSLRASEIVKNVVENARGALGHQQAVEDSTEYEFRNIEWITCKDFTIELGKVRIEEYIHTWEVHTSWLFSLVFLEETDHEFHKQYHYRAQWSIPTRRTPIPKATASVYFVIVISKIKPQTLPVEVYFLVESNRLTHRPGETRFREKWLKDVIESKTLLQNTVDF, encoded by the coding sequence ATGGACGAGAGGCCTTCATCAAACCTAAGCTTGAGAGCATCTGAAATCGTGAAAAATGTAGTGGAGAACGCACGCGGTGCCCTCGGCCACCAGCAAGCAGTGGAAGACTCCACCGAATACGAGTTTAGAAACATAGAATGGATAACTTGCAAGGACTTTACAATTGAACTGGGGAAAGTGCGAATCGAGGAGTACATCCACACATGGGAGGTGCACACCAGCTGGCTTTTTAGCCTAGTATTCCTCGAGGAGACGGATCATGAGTTTCACAAACAGTACCACTACCGGGCACAATGGAGCATCCCCACCCGACGTACCCCGATCCCCAAGGCTACTGCCAGTGTCTACTTTGTCATTGTGATTTCCAAGATCAAACCTCAGACTTTGCCCGTGGAGGTGTACTTTCTAGTGGAGTCGAACAGGCTGACACACAGGCCAGGGGAAACGAGGTTCAGGGAGAAGTGGTTGAAAGACGTCATCGAGAGCAAAACGTTGCTCCAGAATACTGTCGACTTTTAG
- the LOC109877584 gene encoding arg8-vasotocin receptor-like: MSLQLNYSGNGSSEREDAGGIDETGEHDFALIKAGVLGLIFVLATCGNLCLLHALWRKRKMNTKTQLFLLHLCFADLVVAFFQVLPQLCMEITHRFRGSDFVCRSVKYLQVVGMFASTYMIVAMTIDRYHAVCKPMVSFLKGSFKRYVAIGAAWLISLAFSTPQLFIFSLQELEDNLYDCWATFIEPWGSKIYISWITLSVFVLPVIILLYCQIKICTGIYFNMKRKALQASTSDRRTGTKGVSSAMLKTVKMTFVIIMVYSICWSPFFVVQLWSAWSPSTAPTNGPLFVIIMLLASLNSCTNPWIYLYYS; this comes from the exons ATGAGTTTACAACTCAATTATAGTGGCAATGGCAGTTCGGAGCGGGAGGACGCGGGAGGAATTGATGAAACAGGTGAACACGACTTTGCGCTTATAAAAGCTGGGGTTTTGGGATTGATTTTTGTCTTAGCCACATGTGGGAATTTGTGCCTTCTGCATGCACTTTGGAGGAAGCGCAAGATGAATACAAAGACCCAACTGTTCCTTCTGCACCTGTGTTTTGCGGACCTAGTGGTCGCTTTCTTCCAAGTCCTACCGCAGCTCTGCATGGAGATTACGCACCGGTTCCGGGGCTCAGATTTCGTCTGTAGGTCGGTGAAATATCTTCAGGTGGTTGGGATGTTCGCCTCCACATACATGATAGTGGCCATGACCATAGATCGGTACCATGCGGTCTGCAAACCCATGGTGTCGTTCTTGAAGGGTTCTTTTAAGAGGTACGTCGCCATAGGCGCAGCGTGGCTGATCTCTCTGGCTTTCAGCACTCCGCAACTCTTCATCTTCTCTCTCCAAGAACTAGAGGACAACCTGTATGATTGTTGGGCGACATTTATCGAACCTTGGGGTTCTAAGATATACATCAGCTGGATTACTTTATCAGTGTTTGTTCTCCCGGTTATCATCTTGCTGTACTGCCAGATTAAAATATGCACGGGGATATACTTTAACATGAAGAGAAAGGCGCTCCAGGCTTCCACGAGCGACAGGCGCACGGGCACCAAAGGGGTCTCGAGCGCGATGTTGAAGACGGTCAAAATGACATTCGTCATCATTATGGTCTACTCGATATGCTGGAGCCCCTTCTTTGTGGTCCAGTTGTGGTCTGCATGGAGTCCCAGTACAGCGCCCACAAATG gtccacTGTTTGTCATCATCATGCTCCTTGCCAGTCTAAACAGCTGTACCAACCCCTGGATCTATCTTTACTACAGCTag